The following are encoded together in the Acidicapsa ligni genome:
- a CDS encoding ABC transporter permease, with the protein MQTLISDLRYAARQLRKSPGFALIAIITLALGIGSNIAVLTLINGILLRPLPLGNPEQLVDVHNGGDGGFYSLSYSNLVELQRRTGSKMDIAMDGMGGTDANIVGFGGRLQIHQDEVTANLPQVLGVQPALGRTFRTEENDPGKNHVLLLSDSVWRRVFLADPRVIGATVSIRETPYVVIGVMPKGFSFPADTSGQNSVWSPAELGDNVRADITSESQVYGSAIARLPAGISATQVAADLSRAQAQISATHSGREISKRIAVVPYQKSLNEDARKPLMLLYGVAVAIWALACLNVTSLMLARAISQRREQAVRSALGATRARLIRQSVTESLLISTMGSVAGMLTAQGTIKLLWRPITRNLPMTNAVHVDWRVVLLLVALTLLTAVIVGFIPALRTMRRDVQHDLQGGRTQTASAAHNRLRGALVVAQLAITVVLLTGAGLFLRTVRALREVPLGFTQQNVLTGGIILHSPRRTNKTQSPDKQPDMVHLAYQPLLDRLRAMPGVRAVALSSVLPMRPEFRIMLSANLDGKKLPSADEAQAEGRVASPGLVDALGIPILRGRFFTDADTPASPVVVVINQAFADKYLKNQNPIEHTLSLGDGRFGTMQIIGVIGDVKQGKVDNPTSPEMYLGMNQITPGSPFYGVVTAFMEVAIRASVPADSLRAQFEKALNSVAPDATTTDVKTIRQAVEDSFGSTTLTEYLMEGFAGLALIIASVGLYGLLAFTVALRTQEIGVRLALGASRVNVMGLVLRRAVLLIGMGLGTGCIAAWFAVRVAQSYLFGVKAHDAVTFVVVLAVLGASGLLAAYLPARRASAIDPMQALRAE; encoded by the coding sequence ATGCAAACACTCATTTCTGATCTTCGCTACGCAGCGCGACAACTCCGCAAATCGCCAGGCTTTGCCTTGATTGCGATCATCACTCTCGCTCTGGGTATTGGTTCCAATATTGCGGTCCTGACCTTGATTAACGGCATCCTGCTGCGTCCTCTGCCTCTGGGAAATCCAGAGCAACTGGTCGATGTTCATAACGGAGGAGACGGCGGGTTTTACAGTCTGAGCTATTCCAATCTTGTCGAATTGCAAAGACGCACCGGTTCCAAAATGGATATAGCCATGGACGGAATGGGTGGCACGGATGCGAACATAGTCGGCTTCGGCGGAAGGCTACAAATCCATCAGGACGAGGTCACAGCAAACCTGCCGCAGGTGCTGGGCGTGCAGCCCGCGCTCGGACGCACCTTTCGCACGGAAGAGAATGACCCTGGAAAAAACCATGTGCTCCTGCTCAGCGACTCTGTGTGGCGTCGCGTTTTCTTAGCAGACCCGCGTGTTATCGGAGCGACAGTCTCCATCCGCGAAACACCGTATGTCGTCATTGGCGTCATGCCCAAAGGATTCTCTTTCCCTGCTGATACAAGTGGACAAAACTCAGTGTGGTCGCCCGCTGAATTAGGCGATAACGTCCGTGCCGACATAACGAGTGAGAGTCAGGTATATGGCAGCGCAATCGCGCGCCTGCCGGCAGGCATTAGCGCAACTCAAGTTGCCGCCGATCTTAGTCGCGCGCAGGCGCAGATTTCAGCGACTCACAGTGGCCGCGAGATAAGCAAACGCATCGCTGTCGTGCCCTATCAAAAGTCTCTCAATGAAGATGCGCGAAAGCCTCTCATGCTGCTATACGGAGTGGCTGTCGCCATCTGGGCTCTTGCCTGCCTCAATGTAACCAGCCTCATGTTGGCCCGCGCCATCTCGCAGCGCAGGGAGCAGGCAGTACGTTCCGCGCTGGGTGCCACACGCGCCAGGCTTATACGGCAATCCGTTACGGAAAGCCTGTTGATCAGCACTATGGGTAGTGTCGCAGGCATGCTCACGGCGCAAGGCACCATCAAGCTTTTGTGGAGGCCGATCACTCGTAATCTGCCCATGACAAACGCTGTTCACGTGGATTGGCGAGTAGTCCTTCTACTCGTTGCGCTCACTCTGCTCACCGCTGTTATCGTCGGATTCATTCCTGCACTGCGAACCATGCGGCGCGATGTGCAGCACGATCTGCAGGGCGGCAGAACACAGACTGCATCTGCCGCGCACAATCGTCTTCGTGGCGCTTTGGTCGTAGCTCAACTCGCCATCACAGTTGTGCTGCTTACAGGGGCTGGACTCTTCCTTCGTACTGTCCGCGCTTTGCGTGAAGTGCCACTCGGATTTACACAACAGAATGTGCTCACCGGCGGCATCATCCTGCATAGCCCGCGGAGGACGAACAAGACACAGAGTCCCGACAAGCAACCGGACATGGTACATCTCGCATATCAGCCTTTGCTGGATCGGTTGCGTGCAATGCCCGGCGTCCGGGCTGTTGCGCTGAGTTCTGTTCTGCCCATGCGGCCTGAGTTCCGCATCATGCTTTCTGCGAACCTGGACGGCAAGAAACTCCCGTCTGCAGACGAAGCCCAGGCAGAGGGGCGCGTAGCATCGCCAGGGCTCGTCGATGCTCTCGGCATTCCCATATTGCGTGGCAGATTTTTCACCGACGCAGACACACCCGCGAGCCCCGTCGTAGTCGTTATCAACCAGGCGTTTGCAGATAAATATCTGAAAAACCAAAATCCCATCGAACACACTCTTTCCCTGGGCGATGGGCGCTTCGGAACGATGCAGATTATCGGTGTCATCGGAGATGTGAAGCAGGGAAAAGTAGACAACCCGACAAGCCCTGAAATGTATCTCGGTATGAACCAGATCACGCCAGGTTCACCCTTTTATGGAGTCGTGACTGCCTTCATGGAAGTCGCGATCCGCGCCTCTGTTCCAGCAGATTCTCTTCGCGCCCAGTTTGAAAAAGCACTCAACTCAGTTGCGCCGGATGCTACGACTACGGACGTCAAAACAATTCGCCAGGCAGTCGAAGATTCCTTCGGAAGCACGACGCTGACGGAATATCTGATGGAGGGATTCGCAGGACTCGCACTGATCATCGCCTCTGTCGGTCTCTATGGATTGTTAGCCTTCACTGTTGCCCTCCGGACGCAGGAGATCGGCGTACGCCTCGCATTGGGTGCGTCCCGAGTTAATGTAATGGGCCTCGTTCTTCGCCGCGCCGTTCTGCTCATTGGCATGGGGCTTGGCACCGGTTGTATCGCAGCCTGGTTCGCTGTGCGAGTAGCGCAAAGTTATCTTTTCGGAGTGAAGGCTCATGATGCTGTGACCTTCGTCGTCGTGCTGGCAGTGCTGGGTGCATCTGGCCTTCTGGCGGCATATCTACCTGCACGTCGCGCTTCGGCGATCGACCCTATGCAGGCGCTTAGAGCGGAATAG
- a CDS encoding ABC transporter permease, translated as MNSFIQDMQYAVRQLRKSWAFTLVVVVTLALGIGANTAVFSVMNAILMQLLPVRHPEGLSYVVIANDQGQAPGAINTGDSDSSFSEDTFEALRQRTDVFEELIGYVPLSFTGSVAVRHGGLPEVAAGEEVSGNFFTGVGTRIDQGRGFSLDDEKNHAQIAVLSYDYWTSKFARDPGVLGKTLFVKGVPMTITGVAARGFKGIEPASSTDFWIPLQNNPLLNAWGAPADSAALYTSPKWWCLRLMARVRPGISGKQAQQALTGTFISVVEKTLGKVDPKKWKPLLDFVPARGIAGYNEEFREPVKILMGLVALVLLIACVNVAMMVQARNAVRQREFSLRMALGAGKMRVFRQLLIESLLLVVAGAMLGWLFALSATHMLSAWSGIETGLSPDLNVLLFTLAISAVAAIVFGLVPLWSAVNAPVASVLRASAINMTANRTRILGGRIVLATQMAICLVLLVAAGLLLRTLNNYSSQSLGIQTEGLVVFDVTPQGDIESHVFYRTLLDRLRQAPGVASVSMAGNRPGSGWSSNNDLILDGVEQQGVSLRSNDLGAGFFHTMGVPILAGRDFLDTDTKDTPPVAIVNESLAKKFFAHGSPIGHRIGGEHSMTIVGVVADSKYTSVAEAPQPMAYYATMQGQSLGTMSIEVRTHGDARAMLSGLRRVVAQAYPNVPVEKPMTQLAQFEKSYERQRMFAAMGGFFGILAAVLVATGLYGTHSFRVSRRTSEIGVRMALGATRGQVLMMVMRESLWILLAGLIVGLPLTYMAMGQLKSMLYQMSPLDPASFAIAIAAMIVVASLSALIPARRASRLEPMKALRTE; from the coding sequence TGCGGTCTTCAGCGTGATGAATGCGATCCTGATGCAGTTACTGCCGGTGCGTCATCCGGAGGGCTTGTCCTATGTAGTGATCGCCAATGATCAGGGACAAGCGCCTGGAGCAATCAATACCGGCGACTCGGACTCTTCCTTCTCTGAGGATACCTTTGAAGCGCTGCGTCAACGCACAGATGTCTTTGAAGAACTGATCGGATATGTGCCGCTTAGTTTTACAGGCAGCGTTGCAGTCCGGCATGGAGGACTCCCTGAGGTGGCCGCGGGCGAGGAAGTCAGTGGCAATTTTTTCACGGGCGTTGGCACACGCATAGATCAGGGTCGGGGCTTCTCTCTTGATGACGAAAAGAATCATGCCCAGATTGCAGTGTTGAGCTACGACTACTGGACGAGCAAGTTTGCACGCGACCCAGGGGTGCTGGGAAAGACGCTCTTCGTCAAAGGTGTACCGATGACGATTACCGGTGTGGCCGCACGTGGATTCAAAGGGATTGAGCCCGCCAGTTCGACTGACTTCTGGATTCCACTGCAGAACAATCCGCTGTTGAACGCATGGGGCGCTCCAGCGGATAGCGCTGCTCTCTATACCTCGCCCAAGTGGTGGTGCCTGCGATTGATGGCTCGTGTGCGTCCGGGCATTTCAGGGAAACAGGCGCAGCAGGCGCTGACCGGAACATTTATTTCTGTCGTAGAAAAGACGCTGGGCAAAGTTGACCCCAAAAAATGGAAGCCTCTGCTTGACTTTGTGCCCGCACGCGGCATCGCCGGCTATAACGAGGAGTTCCGCGAGCCGGTGAAGATTCTGATGGGACTGGTAGCTCTCGTTCTACTGATCGCCTGCGTCAACGTGGCCATGATGGTACAGGCGCGCAACGCTGTTCGTCAGCGTGAGTTCAGCCTGCGTATGGCGCTGGGTGCAGGCAAGATGCGCGTCTTCCGCCAACTGTTGATTGAGAGCCTGCTGCTGGTTGTGGCCGGGGCCATGCTTGGATGGCTCTTCGCGCTCTCAGCCACACATATGTTATCGGCCTGGTCGGGCATTGAAACCGGCCTCAGCCCCGACCTAAATGTGCTGTTGTTTACGCTGGCCATCTCTGCTGTCGCAGCAATTGTTTTCGGCCTGGTCCCACTCTGGAGCGCAGTCAATGCTCCCGTAGCAAGTGTGCTGCGCGCCAGCGCCATCAATATGACGGCGAATCGTACCCGCATTCTTGGTGGACGCATAGTGCTGGCTACGCAGATGGCGATCTGCCTCGTATTGCTGGTCGCTGCCGGGCTGCTCCTGCGCACTCTCAACAACTATTCTTCGCAGTCTCTCGGTATCCAGACAGAAGGCCTGGTGGTCTTCGACGTCACTCCACAAGGAGATATCGAATCCCACGTCTTCTATCGCACACTGCTCGATCGGCTGCGGCAGGCGCCTGGCGTCGCTTCTGTTTCAATGGCTGGAAACCGTCCCGGCAGTGGATGGAGCAGCAACAACGATCTGATACTAGATGGCGTCGAGCAACAAGGCGTGTCGCTGCGATCGAACGACCTCGGCGCTGGATTCTTTCACACCATGGGCGTGCCGATACTTGCAGGCCGTGACTTTCTCGATACCGATACGAAAGACACGCCGCCGGTAGCTATCGTGAATGAATCCCTTGCCAAAAAGTTCTTCGCACATGGCAGCCCAATCGGCCATCGCATCGGAGGCGAACATTCGATGACGATCGTTGGCGTTGTGGCGGACAGCAAATATACCTCCGTTGCTGAGGCGCCACAGCCAATGGCATATTACGCGACAATGCAGGGGCAATCCCTCGGAACCATGTCGATTGAAGTACGCACGCACGGCGATGCACGCGCAATGTTATCGGGGTTACGCCGAGTGGTCGCGCAGGCGTACCCCAATGTGCCTGTCGAGAAACCGATGACACAGCTTGCGCAGTTTGAAAAATCTTACGAGCGTCAGCGAATGTTTGCGGCAATGGGCGGATTCTTCGGCATCCTGGCGGCGGTCCTTGTTGCCACCGGACTTTATGGTACGCATTCTTTCCGTGTAAGCCGCCGCACTTCTGAGATTGGCGTACGCATGGCGCTCGGCGCAACGAGGGGACAAGTGCTGATGATGGTGATGCGCGAAAGCCTGTGGATACTGCTCGCGGGGCTCATCGTCGGACTTCCGTTGACTTACATGGCCATGGGGCAACTCAAGTCAATGCTCTACCAGATGTCTCCTCTCGACCCAGCCAGTTTTGCGATCGCTATCGCCGCGATGATTGTCGTTGCCAGCCTATCCGCGCTTATTCCGGCTCGCAGGGCATCGCGTCTTGAACCCATGAAAGCATTACGAACAGAGTAA
- a CDS encoding TolC family protein, with protein sequence MPASMKAVASLCILSLASQIVVPATAQSTQNDVAGAPATQTATTTTPATKSSEAIPFDLLQHASRNPIDAYRGKNVPPPNMANSVQLNSLVRDGKLYLSLHDAIDLALEDNLDMVIARYNLPIAQTDILRTAAGGQALGVNTGVVSGTPGGAGGGLGGGSGAGAGGTTSGAGGAGAGASGLVQNTIGTGTNVSNYDPSINVTTYIDHTTQQLPNQVLYGIPVIHLNEFLANASYVQAFPTGGSIQATWNNNRQTTNSPNNTFNPQLSSFVELYVQQQLLAGFGLGPNLRFLHIARTNQKVSDIAFRAQVIATVTQICNLYWDLVSAYDNEQVSERSVAFATETLNTSRQQLKLQAIPEMDVLKAEGELATRQQDLTVARTNLELQELYMKNAITRSLDDPILEEMPVVPTDHIGTQVEGTSEPVQDMIADALKNRTEVQENTLTMQNSELSRKTARNALLPSLSVYGFIDGQGYGGTTTPSTVAPGTPIPGPTGYGTALDNALNYTSPEYQVGFQLSIPLRNRIAKAAQYRTELEYRQTQVYQEELKKKIRIEVRSARFALEQGASRVDAARNAHDLAQKTLDIMQKEQKLGAGSNQQTLASEHDLALAESALVAAETSYEKARIEVRRATGTVLEEFGIAIEANRKGNLTGAVSRETTAPVPSGQQ encoded by the coding sequence GTGCCAGCGTCTATGAAAGCGGTTGCTTCGCTATGCATTTTGAGCCTTGCCTCGCAGATCGTTGTCCCGGCCACAGCTCAGAGCACTCAGAATGATGTTGCAGGTGCGCCCGCTACGCAAACTGCAACGACGACGACACCTGCGACTAAATCATCCGAGGCCATTCCTTTTGATCTGTTGCAGCATGCCTCGCGTAATCCCATTGACGCTTATCGCGGCAAGAACGTACCACCGCCAAACATGGCGAATTCAGTGCAGCTTAATTCTCTCGTGAGAGATGGCAAGCTATATCTGTCCTTACATGATGCGATCGATCTTGCTCTTGAAGACAATCTCGACATGGTCATCGCTCGCTATAACCTGCCCATCGCGCAGACGGACATCCTGCGTACGGCGGCCGGTGGACAGGCACTCGGTGTAAACACAGGTGTTGTCTCCGGCACCCCAGGCGGCGCAGGCGGCGGCCTCGGCGGTGGTTCAGGAGCCGGTGCCGGTGGTACGACGAGTGGTGCAGGCGGCGCCGGTGCAGGTGCATCGGGCTTGGTCCAGAACACAATCGGTACCGGAACCAACGTCTCCAATTACGATCCATCGATCAATGTCACGACCTACATTGATCACACCACGCAACAGTTGCCTAACCAGGTCCTTTATGGCATCCCGGTTATTCATCTGAATGAGTTCCTCGCTAACGCATCCTACGTGCAGGCGTTTCCGACAGGCGGTAGCATTCAGGCCACCTGGAATAACAATCGGCAAACTACGAACAGCCCAAACAACACTTTCAATCCGCAGTTGAGTTCCTTTGTCGAGCTTTATGTTCAACAGCAATTGCTCGCTGGTTTTGGATTGGGCCCCAATCTCCGCTTCCTGCATATTGCACGCACCAACCAGAAGGTTTCCGACATCGCCTTCCGCGCCCAGGTGATCGCTACTGTGACGCAAATCTGCAATCTTTATTGGGATCTGGTGAGTGCTTACGACAATGAGCAGGTAAGCGAGCGCTCGGTTGCTTTTGCTACGGAGACATTGAATACCAGCCGTCAGCAATTGAAGCTGCAGGCTATCCCCGAAATGGATGTGCTCAAGGCGGAAGGGGAATTGGCTACCCGTCAACAGGATTTGACCGTGGCTCGCACCAACCTTGAGTTGCAAGAGTTGTACATGAAGAACGCGATCACCCGCAGCCTCGACGATCCTATTCTGGAAGAGATGCCGGTTGTGCCAACGGATCATATTGGAACCCAGGTAGAGGGAACCTCTGAGCCGGTGCAGGACATGATTGCCGACGCACTCAAGAATCGTACCGAGGTGCAGGAAAACACACTGACCATGCAGAACAGTGAACTCAGTCGCAAGACTGCACGTAACGCTCTGCTTCCATCCCTATCAGTCTATGGATTCATTGACGGTCAGGGTTATGGCGGTACTACGACTCCTTCGACAGTTGCTCCAGGCACTCCGATTCCGGGGCCAACCGGTTACGGCACGGCTCTTGATAATGCCTTGAACTACACCTCTCCGGAGTATCAGGTAGGCTTCCAGTTGAGCATTCCATTGCGTAATCGCATTGCAAAGGCAGCGCAATACCGCACTGAACTTGAATATCGTCAAACGCAGGTCTATCAGGAAGAATTGAAGAAGAAGATCCGCATCGAAGTGCGCAGCGCGCGCTTTGCTTTGGAGCAAGGTGCAAGCCGTGTCGACGCGGCAAGGAATGCGCATGACCTGGCACAGAAAACACTGGACATCATGCAAAAGGAGCAGAAGTTAGGAGCCGGTTCAAATCAACAAACTCTTGCGTCCGAGCATGACCTGGCCCTGGCCGAATCCGCCCTGGTTGCTGCCGAGACCTCCTATGAAAAAGCGCGTATCGAGGTGCGGCGTGCGACGGGTACAGTACTTGAAGAATTTGGCATCGCAATTGAGGCGAATCGCAAGGGAAATTTGACAGGCGCAGTCAGTCGCGAGACAACAGCACCAGTTCCGAGTGGACAGCAGTAG
- a CDS encoding ABC transporter ATP-binding protein, producing MIDLKKIERSYKTGHTETWVLRHVNLTINPGEFVTVMGPSGAGKSSLLNVLAMLDDQWSGEFYFEDEAVHRMNRKQRADLARRRIGMVFQSYHLLDDLSVAENIDLPLSYKDIPRAERQALVADTLDRFNIVGKKDLFPSQLSGGQQQLVGIARAVIHKPSLLLADEPTGNLHSGQAKEIMELFRQLNEQGTTIIQVTHSEENAKYGSRIIELRDGWLYSDTAGIAQGAISGVQS from the coding sequence ATGATTGATCTAAAGAAAATCGAGCGCAGTTACAAGACCGGCCACACGGAAACATGGGTGCTGCGCCACGTGAATCTCACCATCAATCCCGGTGAATTCGTCACTGTGATGGGTCCATCGGGAGCAGGGAAGTCTTCACTGCTGAATGTACTTGCCATGCTCGATGATCAATGGTCCGGTGAGTTTTATTTTGAAGACGAAGCCGTCCATCGCATGAATCGCAAGCAGCGTGCCGACCTTGCTCGCAGGCGCATTGGCATGGTATTTCAGAGCTATCATCTGCTCGATGATTTGAGCGTCGCCGAGAACATCGACCTGCCACTGTCTTACAAAGACATTCCGCGTGCAGAGCGTCAGGCGCTCGTTGCCGACACGCTTGATCGGTTCAATATCGTTGGGAAAAAAGATCTCTTCCCCAGTCAACTTTCCGGGGGACAGCAACAACTCGTCGGCATTGCGCGCGCCGTCATTCACAAGCCGTCACTGCTGCTTGCGGATGAGCCAACTGGAAACCTGCATTCTGGGCAGGCAAAAGAAATCATGGAGCTATTCCGTCAGTTGAATGAACAGGGCACCACGATCATTCAAGTAACTCACTCAGAAGAGAACGCAAAATATGGCAGCCGCATCATCGAGCTTCGCGACGGATGGCTCTATTCCGATACTGCGGGAATTGCTCAAGGTGCAATATCAGGAGTGCAATCGTGA
- a CDS encoding ABC transporter permease, with amino-acid sequence MQSIIQDIRYAIRQLTHSPGFAATVIITLALGIGANSAIFTIFDQVLLRMLPVHNPKELVRFEWSGSFSGSMSSFGGDTDNYFSYPMYKDLRDRNTVFTDILAADRTGVGVSWHNQAENKDAELVSGNYFGLLGLRPALGRLIESSDDTAKDANPVVVLSYDYWKTHFSADRGVVGKSLLINGHPFTILGVAPDGFVSAIGGYRPGVFLPLSMSEVAMPWTKSRDNLNNHQSIWLTLIARLKPAVTAQQAEVSMAPLWYSLRAQEFIAYKSSSARFKNGFLNHSHLSVKDDSTGFTPERSDLRTPLFVLMGMVGVLAAMCAVNVATLLLLRAAGRVREISMRYALGAARSRIILQLLVEGAVLGLCGAIAGLALSPLIARVLVQMISHSDDIADVPYSATVDGRILAFTLLLSLLVSLAFSVAPALQFMRPRLAETLRQNTGTASKASQRFRKFAVGLQIALSVILLGGAGLFLRTLTNLRGEKIGFAAQNVLLFDVDPTLSGYSDDRTAQVEMSVIDAVRTIPGIQQAAGTTDPEIAGDSSTTNFTVQGHVAPEEEDMNFEAPWITTSYFATLRQPILAGHEFTAADTKGSPHVAIVNLTFANRFFGSPQNALGRLIADGGGDGTKLDTTIIGVVGDVKHRNMRSKPRGTIYRPYLQENHPGGMVFYALTAQKSDSVEITIRESIHRLDPKLVVDGMRTMEQQVDLSVSNERTLAMLAMSFSALALVMTAVGLYGVLAFATAQRTREIGVRMALGAQRSSVVALVMREMAITTIIGVAIALPASIALAHLLQSQLYEVKPGDPVTLIACVFASAVMVVIAAAIPARRAASIDPMRALRSE; translated from the coding sequence TTGCAATCCATCATTCAAGACATTCGCTATGCAATTCGCCAGTTAACGCACTCGCCGGGGTTTGCCGCTACCGTTATCATCACGCTGGCATTGGGCATCGGCGCCAACAGTGCAATCTTCACCATCTTTGATCAAGTGTTGCTCCGCATGTTGCCGGTGCACAATCCGAAGGAACTGGTGCGTTTTGAATGGAGCGGCAGCTTCTCTGGATCGATGAGCAGCTTCGGCGGCGATACAGATAATTACTTCTCCTATCCGATGTACAAAGACCTGCGCGATCGCAATACTGTCTTCACCGATATTCTTGCCGCCGATCGCACTGGTGTCGGTGTGTCCTGGCATAACCAGGCTGAGAATAAAGATGCCGAATTAGTGAGTGGAAATTACTTCGGCCTGCTGGGGCTTCGACCCGCTCTCGGAAGACTCATCGAGAGCTCCGACGATACTGCGAAGGATGCCAATCCAGTTGTTGTTTTGAGTTATGACTATTGGAAGACGCACTTCAGTGCTGACCGCGGTGTCGTTGGGAAGAGCTTGCTTATCAATGGTCATCCGTTCACTATTCTCGGTGTCGCGCCGGATGGTTTTGTCAGTGCAATTGGTGGCTACAGGCCTGGTGTATTTCTGCCACTCAGTATGAGTGAAGTTGCGATGCCCTGGACCAAGTCAAGAGATAATCTGAATAATCACCAATCCATCTGGTTGACACTGATTGCGCGTCTGAAGCCCGCAGTAACGGCACAGCAGGCAGAAGTATCCATGGCCCCGCTCTGGTACTCACTCCGCGCACAGGAGTTCATCGCATATAAGTCTTCTTCAGCTCGCTTCAAGAATGGATTTCTCAATCACAGCCATCTTTCGGTGAAAGATGATTCCACTGGATTTACACCTGAGCGGAGCGATCTCCGTACTCCGCTGTTTGTACTTATGGGTATGGTTGGAGTACTGGCTGCGATGTGTGCCGTCAACGTCGCCACGCTTCTTCTTCTGCGTGCAGCAGGACGCGTCCGCGAGATCTCCATGCGATATGCACTTGGAGCGGCACGGTCGAGAATCATTTTGCAACTGCTGGTCGAGGGCGCAGTGCTTGGCCTTTGCGGAGCAATCGCAGGACTGGCTCTTTCGCCTTTGATTGCTCGCGTTCTTGTGCAGATGATCAGCCACAGCGATGACATTGCCGACGTACCTTATTCTGCTACTGTCGATGGGCGCATCCTTGCATTCACGCTGCTGCTTTCGTTGTTGGTGAGTCTTGCGTTCAGCGTTGCACCGGCCCTGCAATTCATGCGCCCAAGGCTTGCCGAGACACTGCGCCAGAACACGGGCACAGCCTCAAAAGCTTCACAGCGTTTCCGAAAATTCGCTGTTGGATTACAGATTGCGTTGAGCGTTATTTTGCTTGGCGGCGCGGGCCTGTTTCTTCGCACTCTCACCAATCTTCGCGGGGAGAAGATTGGCTTTGCTGCGCAGAATGTTCTTCTCTTCGATGTAGATCCAACGCTCTCGGGATACAGTGACGATCGCACCGCCCAGGTGGAGATGTCAGTTATCGATGCGGTGCGCACTATCCCCGGAATTCAACAGGCCGCTGGAACCACGGACCCAGAGATCGCAGGGGACTCCAGCACCACGAACTTTACCGTGCAGGGGCATGTGGCGCCGGAAGAAGAGGACATGAACTTCGAAGCCCCCTGGATAACCACCTCCTATTTTGCAACGCTGCGTCAGCCTATTCTTGCGGGTCATGAATTCACGGCTGCGGATACCAAGGGAAGTCCGCATGTGGCAATCGTCAATCTCACATTCGCCAATCGCTTTTTTGGTTCGCCACAGAATGCCCTTGGCCGACTCATCGCCGACGGTGGTGGAGATGGTACAAAGCTCGATACAACGATTATCGGTGTTGTAGGCGACGTAAAGCATCGCAACATGCGCTCCAAGCCGCGTGGCACAATTTATCGCCCTTATCTGCAGGAAAATCACCCTGGCGGTATGGTCTTCTATGCATTGACCGCTCAGAAGAGTGATTCGGTTGAGATCACCATTCGCGAAAGCATACATCGTCTCGATCCCAAGCTCGTTGTCGACGGCATGCGCACTATGGAGCAACAGGTAGATCTGAGTGTTTCAAATGAGCGCACGCTGGCAATGCTGGCAATGAGCTTCTCCGCTCTGGCCTTGGTCATGACGGCGGTTGGTCTTTACGGCGTGCTCGCTTTTGCAACAGCGCAGCGCACTCGTGAGATCGGCGTACGTATGGCTCTTGGTGCACAGCGCAGCTCCGTCGTTGCACTGGTTATGCGGGAGATGGCAATCACTACAATTATCGGAGTAGCGATTGCATTGCCCGCATCGATTGCCTTAGCTCATTTGCTGCAAAGCCAGCTCTACGAAGTGAAGCCCGGAGATCCGGTCACTCTCATCGCCTGCGTTTTTGCCAGCGCAGTCATGGTCGTGATCGCGGCTGCAATTCCAGCCCGTCGCGCAGCCTCTATTGATCCCATGCGAGCACTGCGATCAGAATAG